A stretch of Pseudolysobacter antarcticus DNA encodes these proteins:
- a CDS encoding isocitrate dehydrogenase — protein MSKTIAVIRGDGIGPEITNASLRVLDAMECGLHYDFVDAGLSAQEKHGELLPAATIDAITKHRVALKGPLTTPIGGGFSSLNVELRKRFDLYANVRPAITFPGTKARYDGIDIITVRENTEGAYGAEGQTLSADGEVALSQIRVTHRGSERIVRYAFELARRSGRRKVTVVHKANIMKTTSGLFLKVAREVAQEYPEIVCNEMIVDNTCMQLVMNPMQFDVIVTTNLFGDIISDLCAGLVGGLGLAPGANIGSEAAIFEAVHGSAPDIAGKGIANPCALLLGACQMLGHLGMEDQAARLRNAIRDVLSRKDRVTPDLGGNGSTDLFADALIESLRGHGSKAA, from the coding sequence ATGAGCAAGACAATTGCCGTGATTCGCGGTGACGGTATCGGCCCGGAAATCACCAATGCGAGTCTGCGCGTGCTCGATGCGATGGAATGCGGGCTGCACTACGATTTTGTCGATGCCGGTCTTTCAGCGCAAGAAAAACACGGCGAGCTTTTGCCTGCAGCGACCATCGATGCGATCACCAAGCATCGCGTCGCGCTCAAGGGGCCATTGACCACGCCGATCGGCGGCGGGTTTTCGTCGCTGAACGTCGAACTGCGCAAGCGTTTTGATCTGTACGCCAATGTGCGCCCGGCGATTACTTTCCCGGGCACCAAGGCGCGTTACGATGGCATCGACATTATTACCGTGCGCGAAAATACCGAAGGGGCATACGGTGCGGAAGGTCAGACCCTGTCTGCGGATGGCGAAGTAGCGCTGTCGCAGATTCGTGTAACCCATCGCGGCAGCGAACGTATTGTGCGTTATGCGTTCGAACTCGCGCGCCGCAGCGGTCGCAGGAAAGTCACTGTTGTGCACAAGGCCAACATCATGAAGACCACGTCAGGGCTGTTTCTGAAGGTCGCGCGTGAAGTGGCGCAGGAGTATCCGGAAATCGTCTGCAACGAAATGATTGTCGATAATACCTGCATGCAACTGGTGATGAACCCGATGCAGTTCGATGTGATCGTCACAACCAATCTGTTCGGCGACATCATTTCCGATCTGTGTGCTGGCTTGGTTGGTGGGCTCGGACTTGCGCCGGGCGCGAATATTGGTAGCGAGGCCGCCATATTCGAAGCGGTGCATGGCTCCGCGCCGGATATCGCTGGCAAGGGCATCGCCAATCCGTGCGCGTTATTGCTGGGCGCCTGCCAGATGCTCGGTCATCTCGGTATGGAGGATCAGGCAGCACGGCTGCGCAATGCCATCCGCGATGTGTTGAGCAGAAAAGACCGCGTAACCCCCGATCTCGGCGGAAATGGCAGTACCGATTTGTTTGCTGACGCACTGATTGAAAGCCTTCGCGGTCACGGCAGCAAGGCGGCTTGA
- a CDS encoding M48 family metalloprotease: MRCVKVIQSELESRLCMRVKTLFPALIFFACSVLTGIGHVRAADVNLPNIGSSAGELLSPEEAHQYGASMLHEMRSLDMVLDDPLLVAYINALGYRLVAHSDKPDQAFTFFLARDDIINAFAAPGGYIAVYTGLFVTTTTESELAAVMAHEIGHITQNHLARAFEDAQKASLPIALAMLGALIATRGGSGDAGTAAIVSGMAAMQQRQINFTRHDETEADRMGIQTLARANFDPNAMAGFFQRMQQALRPSDDGEVPEFLRTHPVSTSRISDAKSRAEALSKEVANRTPLLESTAGHTAPSSSWLLLQPGQAGKNPLAYGAATHVDLPHDREVSQRYYELMRERVRVLTAINPNAILGYYSDNLRDNPSFDTTANRYGYALALLYAHQPEKALVQMQKLGAAQSDQLVFQIGIAQSEFSFGRRDAALKRYAELETNYPRNRALALMHSDALLQQADADSAHKTQELLRPLLLDESDDPSMQTNFARACELAGDKIRAGQAYAEAALYSGHVEDALNQLKALTSRADLDYYQRARIEARITELTPYVLELRRKHIKPDAQDAKRQGLRAGLGRDNDATERDSNTASSHKSSTTFCIGANACTPLSSERNN, encoded by the coding sequence TTGCGCTGCGTTAAGGTTATCCAAAGCGAACTTGAATCTAGGCTTTGCATGCGCGTTAAAACTCTTTTCCCTGCACTCATATTTTTTGCCTGCAGCGTGCTGACCGGGATCGGCCATGTCCGCGCGGCAGACGTGAATCTGCCGAATATCGGCAGCTCCGCCGGCGAACTTTTATCGCCGGAAGAAGCACACCAGTACGGCGCGTCAATGCTGCACGAAATGCGTTCACTGGACATGGTGCTCGATGATCCGTTACTAGTCGCGTACATCAATGCTCTCGGCTACCGCCTTGTAGCTCACAGCGACAAACCCGACCAGGCGTTCACTTTTTTTCTGGCACGCGACGACATCATCAACGCGTTTGCTGCGCCTGGTGGATATATCGCCGTCTATACCGGCCTGTTCGTCACCACGACCACCGAAAGCGAACTCGCCGCGGTGATGGCCCACGAAATCGGCCATATCACGCAAAACCATCTGGCGCGTGCATTCGAAGATGCGCAAAAAGCATCGCTACCGATTGCGTTGGCAATGCTTGGCGCGTTGATCGCCACGCGCGGCGGCAGCGGCGACGCCGGAACCGCCGCCATCGTCAGTGGCATGGCCGCAATGCAGCAGCGCCAGATCAACTTCACCCGTCACGATGAAACTGAAGCCGATCGCATGGGCATACAAACTCTGGCGCGCGCCAACTTTGATCCGAATGCGATGGCCGGATTTTTCCAGCGCATGCAGCAGGCGTTGCGTCCCAGCGACGATGGCGAGGTGCCGGAATTCTTGCGCACCCATCCAGTATCCACATCACGCATCAGCGACGCCAAATCGCGCGCCGAGGCTTTGAGCAAAGAAGTCGCGAATCGCACCCCTCTGTTGGAAAGCACTGCCGGGCATACCGCGCCATCGTCCTCATGGCTATTGCTGCAACCCGGGCAAGCCGGCAAGAATCCGCTTGCTTATGGCGCCGCCACGCATGTCGATCTGCCGCATGACCGCGAGGTTTCACAACGCTACTATGAGCTGATGCGCGAACGCGTACGCGTGCTGACCGCGATCAATCCGAATGCGATTCTCGGCTATTACAGCGACAATCTGCGCGACAATCCCAGCTTCGACACTACCGCCAATCGCTACGGTTATGCTTTGGCATTGTTGTACGCGCATCAACCGGAAAAAGCGCTGGTGCAGATGCAGAAACTCGGAGCCGCACAATCCGATCAACTGGTATTCCAGATCGGTATTGCGCAGAGCGAGTTCTCGTTCGGCAGGCGCGATGCAGCGCTGAAACGTTATGCCGAACTCGAAACCAATTACCCACGTAACCGCGCGCTAGCATTGATGCACAGCGACGCTCTGCTGCAGCAAGCGGATGCCGACAGCGCGCACAAGACCCAGGAATTACTGCGTCCGTTACTGCTGGACGAAAGCGACGATCCAAGCATGCAGACCAACTTTGCGCGTGCCTGCGAGCTCGCTGGCGACAAGATTCGCGCCGGTCAGGCATATGCCGAGGCCGCCTTGTACAGCGGACATGTCGAGGATGCATTGAACCAGCTCAAGGCCCTGACTAGTCGCGCCGATCTCGATTATTACCAGCGCGCACGCATCGAGGCGCGTATCACCGAACTCACGCCGTATGTTTTGGAGCTGCGCCGCAAGCACATCAAGCCGGATGCGCAGGACGCCAAACGGCAAGGATTGCGTGCCGGACTGGGACGTGACAACGATGCGACAGAACGCGATTCGAATACCGCGAGCTCACACAAATCCTCGACCACGTTCTGCATCGGCGCCAACGCTTGCACCCCACTGTCATCCGAGCGTAACAATTAA
- the grxC gene encoding glutaredoxin 3 gives MTRALVYSTAICPYCVAAKNFLKQKGIDYDDVRIDTDSARREEMLTRTQRRTVPQIFINDQHIGGYDDLIAFDRSGGLAELLAGANS, from the coding sequence ATGACCAGAGCACTTGTTTACAGCACCGCGATTTGCCCGTATTGCGTTGCTGCCAAGAACTTCCTCAAGCAGAAGGGCATCGATTACGACGATGTTCGCATCGATACCGACTCCGCGCGTCGCGAAGAAATGCTCACTCGCACGCAGCGTCGTACCGTGCCGCAGATCTTCATCAACGATCAGCACATCGGCGGCTACGACGATCTCATTGCGTTTGATCGCAGTGGTGGTTTGGCCGAGTTGCTGGCAGGAGCAAATTCGTGA
- a CDS encoding carboxymuconolactone decarboxylase family protein, producing MSDRIRQFTDFRQRLNTRILEQDNQVVRRFFALDTQTYKDGALSLKTKEMLGLVASLVLRCDDCVSYHVAQCAEAGVSRDEFFDVFSVGLVVGGSIVIPHLRRAVDFLDEIEREGHTYSVDEDDIDVSIGVGE from the coding sequence GTGAGTGATCGGATCAGGCAGTTCACGGATTTTCGCCAGCGACTGAACACGCGAATTCTGGAGCAGGATAATCAGGTTGTACGGCGTTTTTTCGCGCTGGATACGCAAACCTACAAAGATGGCGCGTTATCACTCAAGACCAAGGAAATGCTCGGTCTGGTGGCATCGCTGGTATTGCGTTGCGACGATTGCGTTTCTTATCACGTAGCGCAGTGCGCCGAGGCAGGCGTGAGTCGCGACGAGTTTTTTGACGTGTTCAGCGTGGGGCTGGTGGTCGGTGGTTCGATCGTGATTCCGCATCTGCGCCGCGCGGTGGATTTTCTCGACGAAATCGAGCGCGAAGGTCACACTTATTCGGTGGATGAAGACGACATCGATGTCAGTATCGGAGTCGGAGAGTAG
- the thiD gene encoding bifunctional hydroxymethylpyrimidine kinase/phosphomethylpyrimidine kinase, with protein sequence MPNAEILIQLGTAQTLRAIPAIFAGFPSLHLYNKVIGMNSPIPVVLSIAGSDSSGGAGLQADLKTFAAFGVHGVSVVTAVTAQNTSRVEAVFTLPAHQIVAQLRAVLADTPVTAIKLGMLGNVECVRVVIDCLREHHFAHVILDPVMIATSGDRLLGQAGVDLLRNELLPLTSIITPNILEAECLLDRRLHSQADMLAAAQELRGLGCAAVLLKGAHMAGTEVEDWYVDANHSLCFRHPRLQIEGHGTGCTLASALAAGLALGHSAELAARNAIDYVQAGLKSAIHPGKGSAVLGNFRSNQGRFTNTSADQDPSAKTTS encoded by the coding sequence TTGCCTAACGCTGAAATCCTTATCCAACTTGGTACTGCTCAAACATTGCGGGCAATTCCGGCTATCTTTGCCGGATTCCCATCGTTGCATTTATACAACAAAGTGATTGGCATGAATTCCCCTATCCCCGTGGTTCTAAGCATCGCCGGATCCGACTCCAGCGGCGGCGCTGGATTGCAAGCCGATTTAAAGACCTTTGCGGCTTTCGGAGTGCATGGAGTCAGCGTTGTGACCGCCGTCACCGCTCAAAACACAAGCCGCGTCGAGGCTGTTTTTACTTTGCCCGCGCACCAAATCGTCGCCCAGCTACGTGCCGTGCTAGCTGATACTCCGGTGACCGCGATAAAGCTTGGCATGCTCGGCAACGTCGAATGCGTACGTGTGGTTATCGACTGTTTGCGCGAACATCATTTCGCCCACGTCATACTCGATCCAGTGATGATTGCGACCTCAGGTGATCGGCTGCTTGGCCAAGCAGGCGTCGATTTACTGCGGAACGAGCTACTGCCGCTGACGAGCATCATTACGCCAAACATCCTGGAAGCCGAATGCCTGCTCGACAGACGGCTACATTCTCAAGCCGACATGCTGGCAGCAGCGCAGGAGTTGCGTGGCTTGGGCTGCGCTGCGGTATTGCTGAAGGGCGCGCACATGGCCGGAACCGAGGTGGAGGATTGGTACGTAGACGCAAACCATAGCCTGTGTTTTCGCCATCCGCGACTGCAAATCGAAGGGCATGGCACGGGCTGCACGTTGGCCTCCGCCCTCGCCGCAGGGCTCGCGCTCGGTCATTCTGCGGAGCTGGCGGCCCGCAACGCGATCGACTACGTGCAGGCAGGACTAAAATCGGCGATCCATCCCGGCAAAGGCTCAGCTGTGCTGGGCAATTTCCGCTCGAATCAAGGCAGATTCACGAATACGAGTGCGGATCAGGATCCGTCTGCCAAAACTACGTCCTGA